The DNA sequence TCCATGCTGAATCCACCCTTCTGATGGGATCAGTttaatccagattttttggatCAAAGTGATCCAAATCTTACAAAAAAGTTCTGAAAAACCCAAACTAAAGGTTTAATACAGATCAAAACCAAGATTGGATTACGTGATCTAATCCGATTATGTAATCcgttttttcttttgaaaaacCCATTTTCAAGATTTGATCCAATCCGTTATCCAAAATCCTAGtggattacttttttgaaaaactgggccGAAAgcatgattaaaaaaatgctcatttacaaaaaaatatgtcGGATGCATATATGAGCTCTTCATACTGTATAACGTGTCCAAAATGTTGGTTAATTGAAAATTGTCACTTATTGTGCCTTTTAATTAAATACTTTAGATTGTGTCGATGTGAACGTCACTCCAGACAAACGTCAGATCCTTCTACAAGAGGAAAAACTCTTACTGGCTATTCTGAAAAGCTCACTCATCGCTATGTTTGAGACTGGTGTCAATAAAATCAGTTTCAATCACATACCTTCACCAATTACTAGTAAGTGCTTCGGAAATACTATCCATACCAGGTTTCCAAACCTGAAAGTCATGAAAATCTGCCCCAGCCATTTTGAAGCTAATTGAGGATTTCCTTGACCAGGAATGGCTGGAAACATATTAATTGTTTAATAGGGATGGGAAAACAATTTTATGTCTTTTATAACCTttttgatgtcatttttttcttgtAGCTCTGTGCAGACCAACAAGTGTGGTTTCAGAAGATCGGGACACAGGTTCTGTTCCTGAAGCAATTCAAGATGATGTCTCTGAGCCACCTACCTGCAGCCCAAAGACTTCCATCAATTTAGCTGGACTTAAAGCAGCATTTTCCAACCATCAGGCTCCTGGAATTGGGTCAATACAGTCTAGTCATAAAGCTCTTTGTGCTGGTCCATCTCAAAAGAAGATGTTTTCTTTCGTCAGCTGCTCTAAAAAAATGTCTGACAATATAAAACAGCCACTGAAATCCTTTCCTTCATCTGTAAAGAGTTCTGCAGGTTGTCTAGATAAATTTAAAAGCACCTTTCATAGTGATGCAGAATCTGAGGTTGTAAACCAAACTTCTACCAAATACGATCCAGAGATTCGAAATGGATGCAATTCTGAATCTGTTTCGCCAAACTTTATTATGGGTGAGACTGATGTTAAAACAGAGATTGCTAATGAAGCTGTAGATACAGAGTTCAGGAGGTATGAACCTTTGGTGCCAAAGTCAGAACATGAGGACAGAACCTCCAGTCCTGAAGCTAAAAGAGCTAGACTTGAAGATAACACTGAAGCACAAAGCTATATGTTGGACTACAAAAACAAGCCTGCTTTTCTGGAGGTGGTGGATTCACCTGTTAGCATACAGAAGAAAATAGTGCATTTAAAGTTTTCTCTTGAGGAGCTTTCTAAAAGGATACAGAAGCTAAAGGTACAGAAGAGCGAGAACAGCGATGAGCTAAAATACAGACGGTTTAGGGCAAAGATCAACCCTGGAGAAAACCAAAGTGCTGAGGATGAGCTTAAGAAAGAAATAAGGTTGACTATACTGTTTAATTATCTATAGGGCCAAGCTGTTTTGCAAATTCATACATCATTATGGTTTGCATGTTCTTTTTTTGTTACAGCAAAGATATGTTCAAGGAGATGAAAGTCATAGGTCAGTTCAACCTGGGTTTTATTATCACCAAGCTAAAATCGGACCTTTTTATAATCGACCAGCATGCCACAGATGAAAAGTACAATTTTGAGATGCTACAACAGAATactgtcttaaagggacagcgCCTTATAGTGTAAGTTAAGTGTAAAAAGATtataaaacatgtatttattttgaaataacaAAATCTTTCTCCATGTGCAGTCCACAAAGTCTCCATCTCCCTGCCATCAGTGAAACGGTGCTCATAGAAAACATTGAAATCTTCAGAAAAAATGGATTTGAGTTCCTTATTGATGAAGATGGTAGGTTTAAACAGAAATTTCATTgacttaaacattttcaaccaaATTCATGTTGgatggtgtttttttttagctCAGGTTATGGAGCGGGTGAAGCTGGTTTCTTTACCAACAAGTAAAAACTGGACTTTTGGCCCAAATGACATTGAGGAACTTATCTTTATGCTTAGTGACTGTCCTGGAATCATGTGTCGCCCTTCACGCATACGGCAGATGTTTGCGTCTAGGGCGTGCCGCAAATCAGTAAGTGCAGATGATCTTTTTTCTACCTTCTCCAGCATGAGCTGCATAAGCAAAATACTTAACACACTAATCAgaggtgggcattcctggttctggagggccactgtcctgcaaagtttaactccaaccctaatcaaacacaactgaatgcCATTTCCAAGTCATGCTGCACATAGATATACATAATAAAGGCGAGATTTCTTTCAGCGGAGTCTCTAATGTCATCAAAGGTGGCCATCTTGTTACAGGCAAGCTTTCCGGGCTCTGTGGTACTGCACAAACACAAATATCTTGCTAAAATCTTGACGGATttacaaatggtttggtttcttacaaacattattaacatggctataattctggatgcttgaaaatgtttcatgaacaTTAttcataagtatgcagtgtcataagTACACCTCTGAcatttataacaaacaaaacagtTTGAAAATTGATAGAAAATTTAGCctgttatggtcatttaaaagtacatgcaccattaaaaaaaatgttacgagtgagcgagctgactGTGACAAGATGGCAGCCAGGTGTGGACACCAACCTCCATTGGACATTAGCCCGGATGGGACATCTAGCCGTTATTATGTATATCTATGATCCTGGAGCCtttgattagatttttcaggtgtgttttattagggttggagctataCTTTGCAGGACAATGGCCCTCCAGCACCAGAAATGCCCACCGCTACACTACATTGTGAAGGCCCTGTCATTGCTTTTGTTGTTCAAACCCTTTACTTGTACACTTTGTGAAAGTGTGTCTCTTTTTCTCAGGTGATGGTTGGCACTGCCCTAAACACCAGTGAGATGAAGAAACTTGTGGTTCACATGGGGGAAATTGAACAGCCGTGGAACTGTCCTCACGGCAGACCCACCATGAGACACCTTGCTAATCTCGAAATGATTTCTTTGGACTAAAAACCATGTTGCTCGGTTTGTTTGTGGTTTTAATGACTACcaaatttgttttaataaaggattttattttttaatatttcttttaatattagataattaataaagtttataatgAATGAGTGTGTATGAAATTGCGTTTTCTGTGCGTGGAGTTGTTTCCTATCTGTAATTTTTTCCATCTGTAATGTCATGTGCAAATTAAGTTTTAGTTTAccttttattatttgtttcaaATTAGGAAAACGTAAATGAAAATATGTGAGAGACATAAGAACATTTAGGCAAAtatgcaacaaaaaaaaaatcatgtgatTTGGACAAACTAGCCGTACTCAGAGGAGCGCGTACTGTAAGATTCCTTAGCAACCGTTGCTATATACACTCGCTGCAGTTCCTTCGTGTTAGCCGAACAGCTAACTTTGTCTTGATATGGATAAAGTAGATGAAAAGAAAATCCCTGACAGATTTACATTAGAGACATCGTTTACTAAAGACTTAAGACAGTCGTACTCATCCAGTTTAGTGTCAACAGAAGAGCCGAAGGATGAAGAAAAATCACTGGAGGTCTGCTGCTCCGCTTCTGCTTCGTCCGTGCCGACCAATGAACATCACGATAAACAAATTCCCCAACTTTTCATTCTTCACAATATAATCGTCGAAAGGTCAGACACGAATTTATGCAAATGCTCCAAATGTGTAAACAAACAGCACTTATTGTTTgcgataatttttttaatcagataTGAAGGTGATAAGTGCGGAGATGCGTTTCATGGAGACTGTGTCGCTTACTTTCAAGGCGGTCACGTATACAATGTAACTGATTATACACATCACTGTTGTGGTTTACAtggttttatcattaaatggttttttaacattttgcatTCATTAGGGTAGTTTTTCACATGGGTTAATGCACGGTCGTGGTGAATATATCTGGCCTGACGGTTTGAAGTATCAGGTATGTAAAGAGTTCACAGGGTACAGTTGTTTAATAAGTCACATGAAGTTTGATATTAGTCGATATGACATCAGTCACACAATACctcagtgtttttatttcagGTAAATATTTACATGCATTACTAGAACTTAAGTAGCAAAATAAAGACATCGTTAGCAGACAACTCCGGGCCGG is a window from the Misgurnus anguillicaudatus chromosome 4, ASM2758022v2, whole genome shotgun sequence genome containing:
- the pms2 gene encoding mismatch repair endonuclease PMS2, which gives rise to MMSDTCTGSAGAIKAIDKQAVHQICSGQVVLSLSTAVKELVENSIDAGATNVDVRLKDSGTELVEVSDNGKGVEEANFEGLTLKHHTSKLRDFSDLIHVETFGFRGEALSSLCALSDLSVVTCHEKALIGARLVFDHDGHLTQNVPHPRQPGTTVTLQKLFSTLPVRHKEFQRNIKKEYAKMVYVLQSYCIISTGVRITCTNQIGQGKRSTVLCTSGSNSMRDNIGAVFGPKQLQSLIPFIQTSPSESVQEDYGLSGVEVPKNLFTIEGFVSQADHGVGRSATDRQFFFINKRPCDPVKVSKVVNEVYHMYNRHQYPFVALNISVASDCVDVNVTPDKRQILLQEEKLLLAILKSSLIAMFETGVNKISFNHIPSPITTLCRPTSVVSEDRDTGSVPEAIQDDVSEPPTCSPKTSINLAGLKAAFSNHQAPGIGSIQSSHKALCAGPSQKKMFSFVSCSKKMSDNIKQPLKSFPSSVKSSAGCLDKFKSTFHSDAESEVVNQTSTKYDPEIRNGCNSESVSPNFIMGETDVKTEIANEAVDTEFRRYEPLVPKSEHEDRTSSPEAKRARLEDNTEAQSYMLDYKNKPAFLEVVDSPVSIQKKIVHLKFSLEELSKRIQKLKVQKSENSDELKYRRFRAKINPGENQSAEDELKKEISKDMFKEMKVIGQFNLGFIITKLKSDLFIIDQHATDEKYNFEMLQQNTVLKGQRLIVPQSLHLPAISETVLIENIEIFRKNGFEFLIDEDAQVMERVKLVSLPTSKNWTFGPNDIEELIFMLSDCPGIMCRPSRIRQMFASRACRKSVMVGTALNTSEMKKLVVHMGEIEQPWNCPHGRPTMRHLANLEMISLD